Proteins found in one Canis lupus baileyi chromosome 18, mCanLup2.hap1, whole genome shotgun sequence genomic segment:
- the LOC140608914 gene encoding uncharacterized protein codes for MATAVAAAKTARAAANCRNSSFSPLPGGGFTRLRWLPPGPAARDGRAAILEERRPRISATCAPIGGRRSGRRHVTVSMAPARGEAGAGARRPARPGWGGLPSRVSGPVRDSREWRLGPARRRSGSRVPRRTPGKADSDSRAERDLRGPSLGRMALRTSRVSGTRRPMSCRKTCLSHFLGPAAAEERSWVKYGLKLAPRAVPSPSELGQKLSFALAGRQRTPFESVRQVAGLIQADQLYPRS; via the coding sequence ATGGCAACAGCCGTAGCAGCAGCGAAAACTGCCCGAGCCGCCGCCAACTGCCGAAACAGCTCCTTCAGTCCTCTCCCGGGCGGCGGCTTTACTCGGCTTCGCTGGCTTCCCCCCGGCCCGGCTGCTCGCGACGGACGCGCCGCCATCTTGGAAGAGCGACGTCCGCGTATCTCTGCGACGTGCGCTCCCATTGGCGGGCGCAGGAGCGGCCGGCGGCACGTGACCGTCTCCATGGCGCCGGCGcgtggggaggcgggggcgggcgcTCGGCGGCCCGCTCGGCCCGGGTGGGGAGGCCTCCCAAGCCGGGTTTCCGGGCCGGTTCGGGACTCGCGGGAGTGGAGACTGGGTCCCGCGCGGCGGCGGAGCGGCTCGCGCGTCCCCCGCCGCACGCCGGGGAAGGCCGACTCCGACTCCCGGGCGGAGCGAGACCTGCGGGGACCGAGCCTTGGGCGGATGGCGCTGCGGACCTCGCGCGTCTCGGGGACCCGGCGGCCGATGTCCTGTAGGAAAACTTGCCTCTCTCATTTCCTTGGCCCCGCGGCCGCCGAAGAGCGATCTTGGGTTAAATACGGTCTGAAACTTGCTCCCCGCGCAGTCCCTTCGCCTTCTGAACTTGGACAGAAACTTTCCTTCGCCCTTGCGGGTCGTCAGCGAACCCCCTTCGAGAGTGTGCGACAGGTCGCAGGACTGATACAGGCAGATCAGCTTTACCCACGATCCTAG